The genomic window GATGAGGGTTTTTGTTTACTGATCGGTGCATATTATcttgattttattaaaataaacatgGTACATACCTCAGagaatggcagttggacttacctgaactgcatgtttagaagaaaggcatgggaggagtaaccaatgggtattaacccagccctcttgccaggagactgaggtaatcttttgaggccacacctATGGTCCTCCTCTGAcctccccagattaaccgatggatcgtagcagaatctgaaaggaaggacaaacaagaaCAGTCAACACATATCATTCCCAACTGCTATAACTGAATCTGGACTCGCTCAGGCCCCCTAGGCGCGGGGCGCCCAGTACgggggggaagtgactcctcccacacctttcttctaaacatgcagttcaggtaagtctaACTGCCAGTTTCCAaagagaaggcgtgggaggagtaaccaatgggacataccaaagctagatgtcctgggagggattAGATGGGCCTGAGCCCGCCGGAGAGTCCAGGACTCCCTAAAGTACCCTCCTGCCAAAGGCCGCCTCCACAGAAGCGTAGGTGTCTAGTCTGTAATGCTTaataaagggagaaggagaagcccaGGCGGCCGCCCGGCAGATCTCCTCTTTGGGTGCCTGGGTGgaccaggctgctgaggtggccgcacttctggtggagtgcaccgtgatgccctctgggacctGGAGTCCCCGTGCCCCGTATGCCTGAGAAATGGCCGCTCTAATCCAActgctgatggtggccggagGGACCTTGGCTCCCCGGGAGGAAGGTTGGTAGGACACGAAGAGGGCCTCCGAACACCTAAAGGGGTCCATGCGCTTCAGGTATATGCGTAAGGCTTTTCtgacgtccagcttgtgccaggatttctccctctccccggagGGGTGGGGACAGAAATCCGGTAGGATTATTTCtagagccctgtgaaagggggaattgaccttgggcatgaaagctgggTCGAGTCTGAGGATGACGCGGTTATCTAAGAAGGTGCAGAGATCCGCCCTGCTGGAGAGGGCGTTGATCTCAGAAACCCTTCTGGCTgaggtgatggcgaccaggaagacgaccttaagggtcagaagCTGAAGGGAAACCTCCCTCAAGGGTTCAAACGGAGCTTCCGTCAGGGCCTGAAGAACCGTGGGAAAGTCTCaggtggggaatcgatggaccactgagggtttcagattcgcTGCCCCCTTGAGGAAGCGCTTTAACACCGGGTGCTGGGACAAGGGGGAGCATTCACCCCCCCCTAGAACCGTTGAGAGGGCAGAGACCTGTCGCCTAAGTGTACTGGTGGCTAGACCTTTCTCATgcccctcctggaggaagtccaggacctgtggGACCGAGGCCGCTGCTGGGCGGAGATCCTTAGCTCGGCACCAGTCTGCAAATGCCACCCAGGAAGCGTTGTAGATGCGTGTGGTGGACTGCCTCCTGGATGCCTCTACTGTCCTGATGACACTCTCGGAATATTGAGCCTCCCTTAATtgttcccgctcaatcgccagacggtcagatgaagccactccggatccggatgctccagagaccccCGGAGCAGGACCACCTCCCCCGCTGGGATCCTCCAGTGAGGAGCCGTGGACAGATCCACGAGGtctgccagccaggggcggcgaggccagaagggagccaccattatTACCTCTGCTCCCTCTGCCACCACCTTCCTCAGGaccccgggaatgaggggaagggggggaaaggggtagagaagacctggtggccatctgcatcgAAGGGCGTCCGTGTCCGTGGCTCCCTTGGTCGGAAACCTCGACACGAATTCCAGCAGCTGGGCGTTCTGTGGGGTCGCGAAGAGGTCCACCGTCAGATGtccgaacctctcgcagatctgaCGGAAGATTgagggatggagttgccactTCCCATTGTCGATCGTCTCCCTGCTGAACCAGTCTGCCTGATGGTTTTCTGTCCCAGAGATGTGTTCTGCTCTGATGAATTGCAGGTGTCTCTCTGCCCAATTCCCCAGTCGCAGGGCCTCGTCGCGAGTGGGTGCCGGCCTGTCTGTTCACGTGGGCCTTGGCTGTACGTTGTCGGTCAGGACTAGGATGTGATGACCGGTCACCGTGTCCTTGAAGTGGCGGAGAGCCAGAtggatggctctgagctccaaccagttgatgttgttttGTAGGTCTGTTGGAGTCCACCGGCCCTGggcgatctggttctccaggtgggctCCCCAGCTGGAGAGACTTGCGTCTATGGTAAGGATCCTCCTCGCCGGCTCTCTGAAGAGGCATCCCCTGTTcaaggctggggacagccaccaacGAAAGGGAAGCAGCACCTGGGGTGACACTCGGATCCTGAAGGTGGCTCTCTGATGGGGCAgtaggaaccactggagctccttGGCGTGTAGTCGGGCCCACGGCACgatccctatgcacgagatgaacttccccaggagcctggaaagaagaactacagggacagagcgtaactTGCGAACCTCATGGGTCATCTTAACAATGCTGTCCTTGCGATCCTGGGACAGAAAAACCTCCCCAGCCACTGAATCAATGATGGACCCTAGGTGAAGGAGCCTGGTGGCTGGTACCAGGTgactcttctccaggttgatggaGAAACCCAGGCCCCTCAGGGTGTCGATTGTGGTCCCCAAGTTCCGTTCAGCTGAGTCAGGCGACCTAGCTAAAACGAGGATGTCGTATAAATAACAGAACAAGCGGACTGGGAGGGAGCGCAGATGACCCGCGGCTGCCGCTAGTACCTTTGTGAATGTCCTGGAGGCTGAGgccagcccaaagggaagggccctgtattggaagtGGCTCCCCTCGTGGGAAAACCTAAGGAATTTGcggtgttccggggcgatcctgTTGTGCAGATATGCCTCTGTGAGATCGATAGAGGCTAGGAAATCGCCCGGTCggatgccctccaggatggatTTCAGGGAGGCCATTTTAAATTTGCGGTAAACcaccctggaattaaggagtttaaggtccaggatggccctccatccccctgaactcttgggcactaggaagaggttgGAGTAGAAACCGGTGCCCTTCTCTCCCTCTGGGACTCTTTCGATGGCCCTGATGTCTAGTagatgtttaatggccttggccttaagggcccgtTTGGTCGGGTCCGTGGAGGAGGCGAAGATGCGGAACCTACTGGGGGGCAGGGAGCGGAACTCCAGGTGTAGCCCGAGCCTTACAGTCTGGAGCACCCACTCATCCGAGGTGATCCGTTCCCAGGCATCCGCGAATAGGGAGAGGCGACCACCGATGGGGTGATCCGGGGTCGGATCACTTGAACCTGCGGAAGGGGCGACCGCCtcctcctcgaaagggccgcttgccctgctgctggcccctgaatctgtcTCTCTGGaattgtctatccccctgcctGTGGAACCTGGGGTTCTGGTACCTCTGGTTCTGGTTGTCCCCGTCGGGCGGTCTGTGCGAGGTCCTCCTGGGGTAAGGCGCGTGGCGGAAGTCCGAGCATCTGGTAGTTGTTGGGAAAACCTTCCGCTTGTTCTTATCCTCCACGAGGATAGGATCCAGCGCTGTCCCAAATAGCTTCTCCCCGGTGTAGTCTGCCCCCattaggtgccacttcatccggGATTCCACCTGCCAGTGGCGTAACCAGAGCAGGCgcctagaagcaactgaggaAGACATAACTCGAGAGGCATACTTTACCGCGTCCAGAGTGGCGTCCGCTGAGAACTGCGTTGCCGCCAGCATCTTGGATATGTCTTGCAGCAGGCGAACATCTGAGGCCGGAGTCCTGTCCCTCAGCTGCTCCAACTACAGCACCGTGGACCTGTTAAAGAAAGAGGTGGAGGCGGCCACCCTGATGGCCCAGGTGACAGCCTGGAACGTCTTGCGCAGAACgatgtctgccttcttgtcctcaggCTTGAGGCAGTTGGGAGTGTCTCCTGCTATAACCATCGAAGCCAACGCCAGGGTGGCCACCAGATTGTCCACTTCAGGTACCTGGAGAGCTTGGGCAAAGGTCTGATTATCTTGCAAGTGTCTGATTAAGATTGTAAAATTTTCTCTcatttccccctggagtggggaaagacCCTGGCTTTACCCACTGCGACTTGAGCACCTCCATGAACATCTCTTGCGTGGGGATCTCCTCCTTAGCCACGGAGGGCCTATGGAAGggcccttttttcttcttactCTTACCCGTGCCAGGAGTCTCAGTCACAGGCTTCGGATCCGATGGGGGATCCAGATCTGCCGTGGCGGATGCCTTGCGAAGCAAGGAGTTGAataaggaggggggaaataggCCCACGACCGTGGAATCGTCCTCTGCCTGGGGATCCTCGTCCTCTGAGAACCCCACCTCCTTCAATTCCCTCTCCTCCAGGTCGGAAGCCTCGCTAGCCGTGGATGGCGATGGAGACCTGGCTTCCCTGGCAGCTGAAGTGCTGGGGCGTTCCTGCTGACCCCTGGGAGGCTCTTGTGGGGCCCTGCTCCTGGAGCTCTGGGGCTGCTGGCCTAAACTAGATGCCATTACCTGGGCTAGCATGTCCTGGAAACTGTTAGTGAGGTCTGGCAGGGCAGGCTGGAGCTCTGGAGGCTGAGGatattccctgggttcaggggatagagGAGCCAAGCGAGGCCTGGCTGGACTGGTGGCCCTGCGCCCAAAGGGATCCACTCTCGACTCCGCTGGGGGAGCAGGTGAAAGGGGGGGCGATAGAGAACTGTGCCCTCTATGGGAGCTCCTTGGTGAGGCTGGAGATGCTGCCCGGGCCTCAACCCGGGCTGGAGGCTGCGGGGAGATCGTGATCTGGAGGGGGAAGGGGTGATGGTCACCCTGAACTCCCTAGCCGAGGCCCTGGTGGTcctggcctccttcctgggggctGCCTTCTTGGGGGCTCTGGCCTTGTCCCTTCTCACTGGGGATCTCCCCCTAGGAACCGGGGAAACGCCCCTGGAGGTCCCTTCATCCGGATCCGCACCCCCTGGGGCTCTGGGCCTGGCATCCCTGCTTCTGGTCGCCTCAGCCATTACTTACGATTTGGTGCTCACCAACCTCCTCCTTTCTGCAGCCGGCTGCAAGGGCGGATTCTCTCTTCCAAGGCTTGAATCCGCTCCCTTTATTTCTCCGTGCTGATCTGTGGTCTCAGCTGCCGGCAGGCCCAGCCTTGGAATACTCCCCGGATCACTGGCGGGGTAGAGCCTAAAtgaagcctcttccggcttcaCTGGTGCCCTTTGAGCGCTTTCGGCGTCTGTAGGAGAACGCCGATCATGCGCTCACCCACGTGCTCCAAAATGGCGACAGTTTTCAAGATGGCGACCGCCAATTGCAGTCGGGGCTTCTTCTTGCCGCTGGGGATCACCGGAACGATCTGCGATGGATCCTCGGCCCTCGCGGGTCCTCTTTGGCTCTTCCGGAAGCCGCGCGGCCGCTCTGATCGCCCCTGCGGTTTTGAGGCTTCCACCCCTCTTACGTGACCGGCTGGTCGCTCGGAGCACGCGCGCAACGCTGGCAAGCGCGGGGCTTGAATCAGCGGTGTGGAGCACAGCAGAGGAGAGGTGAGGTGAATAGAAAATCTTTGTAGGTAATCCTTTGTTGCTGAAAGGCTTTGCTAGAAAAGAAAAACTCCTAAGTCTACGAAGCGAAGGGAGAGTCAGAGTAACACTCGTTTCTGGTcaaagactgaggttaatctggagaGGTCAGAGGAGGAccgtaggtgtggcctcaaaagattacctcagtctcctggcaagagggctgggttaatacccattggttactcctcccacgccttctcttcggaaacataACATTATACATTTTATTGGCTCCTGAAGTAGCTGCCTATGGTATTCTTAGTATCATTGGGTTCTGATCCTGTTACTGATCAGCTTGGGAATAATGAGCCTTTAAATCATGCAGCATGATTTCTGGCAATGCAGTTGAACCGATTTCACTAATTATGGCacataaatatttggaaaatcaATGTTTTTTGAGCGGAATCCAAATATGCAATTGACCTAACAACAACTATGAAACCTAAGGATATTTATTCTAGTGTTACTGAGAACATTGTGTTTGGTTTTGTTTATGTAGTGACTAGAATAAAGCACAAAAATGCCTTACACTAAGTAATGTGGGAGTGGGAGTAATCATTCTTTCTATGCCCAAAAGGAAATGACTTAAAAGGTTTCAGGAATCTTTTTGTAATTTCGCAATGAATTTGGCTTGCCAATTTATATGATAAATAACTCGAAgactttctgttttaaaaaacagaacatTTTTACTTGCTTAAATGTTCCATTTGTGTAATCACTATATAAACTGAAATTTGCTAGTGTGGCAATAATGATATAATATAGGAATGTTGCTTATAACACTTGTGTTGGTTCACCAGCCATGGAGTGCCCCATTTCTGATCTCCATTTTTGTTTTGCTGATGGGTAAACTGCAAGTAGAGTACATTTAGTCTTCAATTTCTCTTCCAATTGTCATGCAACACATTTTAACAGTTCATTCTGTCTTATGTAGCAGTTCTGGGCAATCAATCTTCAGCAACCATATTTATTAAAAAGTCAGACCCCAGTGAATTCTTAAGATGTTAAATCTTGGCCTTTAAAATTAAATACTGTCTACCAACCTGGCCTATTGCCAACTTGGCCTTTCATGTCTTCCAATCATGCTCCTATTAACACTGTAATGGAAAATATCTTGCTGTTGGTCATACTAGCCTTATCATCCATCTAATAATAAATGTGTACAATGAGATGGGGGggggcatataaattaaataaatacaggaGCCCAAAACTCAATCTCTTCTCCATCATCACCATCTACTGGAACTACGCCTTTAAGAGAACAACAGCAAAACTCTGTTCTCCACCATTCTTAATCCTCTGAGGCAGATCAGGAGGATACCATAAAGCTGCTGAAAGTGGGCCCGGCACCCCATCACATTCTTGTCAGAGATCATCACAAGTTCAATTTTGTCTCCATTCCTCCTGATGCATTTTTTTCTAATACCAATATGAGAAACTTTTTCTCATCACTACATTGTGCAACTCAAACAATCAATGGGTGGTTTCTTTGTTTCTAAAACATGACTTATGTTTCAACTGCTTAAAACATATCTTTGGAAATATATACAATTCTGTATGCTAGTCTCTCTCAGACACTTTATAAATAACCAGTAATCAGGCAATCTGGTCAGTGTATGGGGAAAAGTGTTAAAAACATAGATAATTGGATGCGGGGGTCCTGTCAAAAAGAAATGAAGTAAAAATGTCTAAATTTCAGCAACTAAAATACATTAAGTAATCAATGGTTTCACTTCAAAAAATATGACTGGTTTTTATTAGGTGTAAATATTTGTTCTTTGATATTGACACTGATAATCTAATCaggaaataaaaaattgaaatgggtCACCATAACCATTAAGCTTGATGGATGGCAAAATACATTTGTTGTCAATTTTCCAGTCAGTAAATACAGAAAtaaagttcatttttaaaaaccatatagCTAGCATACAGACTAGATGTAGGTAACTGTCTAAAAGTATTGTAGCAGGGGACAAAGGTCTCTTCATTAATATTTATTACtcattaaatttttatgccacctATCTCTCCTATAAATATTCATGTTCTAATTCATATTGCTGACTTTAATgttcaataaaaatgaaatgaaatacttttattttgaaaatagtgTTTTACTATTGGAAACAGCACTGTTTACAAAGTGTTCTACTTGCTGGCACTGTTATACTATTCTTTTAGCCAAGCTAAGCATATGAAGtttcaaagttgtttttttaGTAAATTTGGCAAAGTAACATTGTGTGTGATCTATTCAGCGTTTGGATTTTTCACACACTAGTTTTCATAAAAAAATTTCATATAAGCATTTTTAGCAGTGCCTTCAAATGTAAAACACTTATTACCCAAGGGACGTTCTTTCCTGTTGATTACACATAAATAAATGGAGCAAAGCAGAAAATGAATCAAGAAATGAGCAGCGAATGGAAACACTAAGAATTAGTGTTGTCTGTATGAGCAAACTTTAAAATGGAATACTAATAGTGAAAAATAAGTTATAAAATATGGGAGGAAATATATACCGTCCCTAGTCAATTTGATTTTCATTCAGATTAATACAGGAAAATAGTATGTGTATCATTGCTAAATAAGCATTAACAAAAAGCATTTAAACTGCTGTTTAAAATAGCCCTGGCATTTCCGCCTCTCCCAATTCTCTGAATTCATTGGTTACATTTAATTAATATACCAACACAAATTCTGATTTGCCTAGAATGAAAGCAAGTTGCAGTTCAAATGCCTCAAGCACCAGTGACCTAGTGAAAGCTGGAAAacaaaatagacaaacaacacaTGTTTATTTTCTATGTTAGCTCTGACCCCTACCGGCACAATAATGCTATACAGTAACTCTACTAGACAAAAACAAATcaaacaaaacaatcttatgaCAGGAAGTGGGGAATAAATAAAAGGcaaatatctttgaagacaaatATTTCAACACTCCTTTCAT from Thamnophis elegans isolate rThaEle1 chromosome 8, rThaEle1.pri, whole genome shotgun sequence includes these protein-coding regions:
- the LOC116512171 gene encoding uncharacterized protein LOC116512171, whose amino-acid sequence is MPLQRAGEEDPYHRRKSLQLGSPPGEPDRPGPVDSNRPTKQHQLVGAQSHPSGSPPLQGHGDRSSHPSPDRQRTAKAHVNRQAGTHSRRGPATGELGRETPAIHQSRTHLWDRKPSGRLVQQGDDRQWEVATPSLNLPSDLREVRTSDGGPLRDPTERPAAGIRVEVSDQGSHGHGRPSMQMATRSSLPLSPPSPHSRGPEEGGGRGSRGNNGGSLLASPPLAGRPRGSVHGSSLEDPSGGGGPAPGVSGASGSGVASSDRLAIEREQLREAQYSESVIRTVEASRRQSTTRIYNASWVAFADWCRAKDLRPAAASVPQVLDFLQEGHEKGLATSTLRRQVSALSTVLGGGECSPLSQHPVLKRFLKGAANLKPSVVHRFPT